One region of Streptomyces capillispiralis genomic DNA includes:
- the allR gene encoding allantoin degradation transcriptional regulator AllR: MPTSSASTTDSARSAASGGVQSLERAFDLLERMADAGGEVGLSELSASSGLPLPTIHRLMRTLVACGYVRQQPNRRYALGPRLIRLGESASRLLGTWARPYLARLVEETGETANMALLDGDEIVYVAQVPSKHSMRMFTEVGRRVLPHSTGVGKALLAGFPAEEVRALLGRTGMPAATDKTITTPDGFLAALEDVRRQGYAIDDNEQEIGVRCLAVPVPDSPTAAAISISGPAGRVTEAATERIVPVLQQVAAELSEVLTTSGAAPTA, encoded by the coding sequence GTGCCGACGTCCAGCGCCAGCACCACCGACTCCGCCAGGTCCGCCGCCAGTGGCGGTGTGCAGTCCCTCGAGCGCGCCTTCGATCTGCTCGAACGGATGGCGGACGCGGGCGGCGAGGTCGGCCTGAGCGAGCTGTCCGCGTCCAGCGGACTGCCCCTGCCGACCATCCACCGGCTGATGCGCACGCTCGTGGCGTGCGGCTACGTGCGCCAGCAGCCCAACCGCCGTTACGCACTCGGCCCGCGGCTGATCCGGCTCGGCGAGTCCGCCTCCCGGCTGCTGGGCACCTGGGCCCGGCCGTATCTGGCCCGTCTGGTGGAGGAGACCGGCGAGACGGCGAACATGGCGCTGCTCGACGGCGACGAGATCGTGTACGTGGCACAGGTGCCGTCCAAGCACTCCATGCGGATGTTCACCGAGGTCGGGCGGCGCGTCCTGCCGCACTCCACCGGCGTGGGCAAGGCCCTGCTGGCCGGCTTCCCGGCGGAGGAGGTACGGGCCCTGCTCGGCCGGACCGGCATGCCCGCCGCGACGGACAAGACCATCACCACCCCGGACGGCTTCCTCGCGGCGCTGGAGGACGTACGGCGCCAGGGCTACGCGATCGACGACAACGAGCAGGAGATCGGCGTCCGCTGTCTCGCGGTGCCGGTGCCGGACTCCCCCACGGCCGCGGCGATCTCGATCTCCGGTCCGGCGGGCCGGGTGACGGAGGCGGCGACGGAGCGGATCGTGCCGGTGCTCCAGCAGGTCGCGGCGGAACTCTCCGAGGTGCTCACCACGTCGGGCGCCGCCCCGACGGCCTGA
- a CDS encoding IucA/IucC family protein, which translates to MDLIPPPADDAASRADLAGRADAYAAVPLLNCLLREVARPLPAPHEAPYEAPHDGPHRTYHLPGVDRLLRVRGTRRPAAPEVFTGGAWHRVGHTELVKLVAEELRRNTGLSNHELPAEMADSRDAVAALLTARERATPPDDPYLRSEQSLLTGHTHHPAPKARGGGPVAAWLPYAPEAYARFPLALLGVRADTVAEEGDTAALDALGTAPPGYRLLPAHPWQLDLTARDLAPAFADGRLIRLGTTDFEVWPTAAVRTVYAPGPGLFLKFSLDVRITNDIRRLWRHDLRTLRGTDTAVSAAFAGMAESTGTTASDVPAAWLSDRGHRTAGFAFEHLAVVVRDGLRDHLRPGTTAYLAAALAEGFDGDPLAGTARPADWWRAYLARVVPPALTAFDRHGVVLEAHLQNTLIAVDSDGMPVQALFRDAEGVKLLADATRGTALPTVSREAGWERLVYCLLVNHLTEIAAALAERHPGLDPWPAVRRELSRHDLPEIPALLTAPTLPAKTNLLLRWTGADGADARYLPLPNPLAGG; encoded by the coding sequence GTGGACCTCATCCCCCCGCCCGCAGACGACGCGGCGAGCCGCGCAGACCTCGCCGGGCGCGCCGACGCCTACGCGGCCGTGCCGCTGCTCAACTGCCTGCTGCGCGAGGTGGCTCGTCCCCTGCCCGCCCCGCACGAGGCCCCATACGAGGCCCCGCACGACGGCCCGCACCGCACCTACCACCTCCCGGGCGTGGACCGGCTGCTGCGGGTGCGCGGCACCCGCCGCCCCGCCGCGCCCGAGGTGTTCACGGGCGGCGCCTGGCACCGCGTCGGCCACACCGAACTGGTGAAACTCGTCGCCGAGGAACTGCGCCGGAACACCGGCCTGTCCAACCACGAACTCCCCGCCGAGATGGCCGACAGCCGGGACGCGGTGGCCGCGCTGCTCACCGCCCGTGAACGGGCCACCCCGCCCGACGACCCCTACCTGCGCTCCGAGCAGTCCCTGCTCACCGGTCACACCCACCACCCCGCCCCGAAGGCGCGCGGCGGCGGCCCGGTGGCCGCCTGGCTGCCGTACGCGCCCGAGGCGTACGCCCGTTTCCCGCTGGCGCTGCTCGGCGTGCGGGCGGACACGGTGGCGGAGGAGGGCGACACCGCGGCCCTCGACGCCCTGGGCACCGCCCCGCCCGGCTACCGCCTGCTGCCCGCCCACCCCTGGCAGCTGGACCTCACCGCCCGCGACCTGGCGCCCGCCTTCGCCGACGGCCGGCTGATCCGGCTCGGCACCACGGACTTCGAGGTGTGGCCCACGGCGGCGGTCCGCACGGTGTACGCGCCCGGACCCGGCCTGTTCCTGAAGTTCAGCCTGGACGTGCGCATCACCAACGACATCCGCCGGCTGTGGCGCCACGACCTGCGCACCCTGCGCGGCACCGACACCGCCGTAAGCGCCGCGTTCGCCGGGATGGCCGAGTCCACCGGCACCACCGCGTCCGACGTCCCGGCGGCCTGGCTCAGCGACCGCGGCCACCGCACCGCCGGCTTCGCCTTCGAACACCTGGCCGTCGTGGTGCGCGACGGACTGCGCGACCACCTGAGGCCCGGCACGACCGCGTACCTGGCGGCCGCCCTGGCGGAGGGCTTCGACGGCGACCCCCTCGCCGGCACCGCGCGCCCGGCCGACTGGTGGCGGGCGTACCTCGCCCGGGTGGTGCCGCCGGCGCTGACCGCCTTCGACCGGCACGGCGTCGTCCTGGAGGCCCATCTGCAGAACACGCTGATCGCCGTCGACTCCGACGGCATGCCCGTACAGGCCCTGTTCCGCGACGCGGAGGGCGTGAAGCTGCTCGCGGACGCCACGCGCGGGACGGCGCTGCCCACGGTGTCCCGGGAGGCGGGCTGGGAGCGGCTGGTGTACTGCCTGCTCGTCAACCACCTCACCGAGATCGCCGCCGCGCTGGCCGAACGCCACCCGGGCCTCGACCCGTGGCCCGCGGTCCGCCGCGAACTGTCCCGCCACGACCTCCCGGAGATCCCCGCCCTGCTCACCGCGCCGACCCTGCCCGCCAAGACCAACCTCCTGCTGCGCTGGACCGGCGCGGACGGCGCGGACGCCCGCTACCTGCCGCTGCCCAACCCGCTGGCCGGCGGCTGA
- a CDS encoding 4-hydroxybenzoate 3-monooxygenase: MSSSRIRSRTQIAIVGAGPAGLMLSHLLARAGIDSVVIDLRGRREIESTHRAGILEQASVDLLAGTGVSDRVHRDGDRHDGIELAFGGGRHRIDFRRLVGASTRLYPQTDVFVDLADARERDGGDVRFGVGDVSVDDLLSDAPVLRFTDAGGARHEVRADVLVGADGSRGLCRRQVPEAHRAQYSRTYPFAWFGILAEAPPSAPELVYHHSPRGFALISRRTETLQRMYFQCDPGEDVADWSDDRIWDELQSRVGANGHRLVEGPITSRSVLPFRSFVQEPMHHGRLVLAGDAAHTVPPTGAKGLNLALADVRVLAEELERVVAGGDTAPLAAYSERALRRVWKAQHFSYWMTTMLHTLPDATPFDVRRQEGELAAVTGSTAGSAYLAEAYTGWPGER, encoded by the coding sequence ATGTCCTCCTCACGCATCCGCAGCCGTACGCAGATCGCCATCGTGGGCGCCGGCCCGGCCGGGCTCATGCTCTCCCACCTGCTCGCCCGGGCCGGGATCGACTCGGTGGTCATCGATCTGCGCGGCCGGCGGGAGATCGAGTCGACGCACCGTGCCGGGATCCTGGAGCAGGCGTCGGTGGACCTGCTGGCCGGCACCGGCGTCTCCGACCGGGTGCACCGGGACGGCGACCGCCACGACGGGATCGAGCTGGCCTTCGGCGGGGGCCGTCACCGGATCGACTTCCGGCGCCTGGTCGGCGCGTCGACGCGGCTCTACCCGCAGACGGACGTCTTCGTCGACCTCGCCGACGCCCGTGAACGCGACGGCGGGGACGTCCGGTTCGGCGTCGGCGACGTGTCCGTCGACGACCTCCTCTCCGACGCGCCGGTCCTGCGGTTCACCGACGCCGGCGGTGCCCGCCACGAGGTCCGCGCCGACGTCCTCGTGGGCGCCGACGGATCGCGCGGCCTGTGCCGTCGCCAGGTGCCGGAGGCGCACCGCGCGCAGTACTCCCGGACGTACCCGTTCGCCTGGTTCGGGATCCTCGCCGAGGCACCGCCCAGCGCGCCGGAGCTGGTCTACCACCACTCGCCGAGGGGCTTCGCGCTGATCAGCCGGCGCACCGAGACGCTGCAGCGGATGTACTTCCAGTGCGACCCCGGGGAGGACGTCGCCGACTGGTCCGACGACCGGATCTGGGACGAACTCCAGTCCCGGGTCGGCGCCAACGGCCACCGGCTCGTGGAGGGGCCGATCACCTCCCGGTCGGTGCTGCCGTTCCGCAGTTTCGTCCAGGAGCCGATGCACCACGGGCGGCTGGTGCTCGCCGGGGACGCCGCCCACACGGTGCCGCCGACCGGCGCCAAGGGCCTCAACCTGGCCCTCGCCGACGTGCGGGTGCTGGCGGAGGAGCTGGAGCGGGTGGTGGCGGGCGGGGACACCGCCCCGCTCGCCGCCTACAGCGAGCGGGCGCTGCGCCGGGTGTGGAAGGCGCAGCACTTCTCGTACTGGATGACCACGATGCTGCACACGCTGCCGGACGCCACCCCGTTCGACGTCCGGCGCCAGGAGGGCGAGCTGGCCGCGGTGACCGGCTCCACCGCGGGGTCGGCCTATCTCGCCGAGGCCTACACGGGCTGGCCGGGGGAACGCTGA
- a CDS encoding DUF5955 family protein, translating to MLRSVEQRRVPGSQVDPRVRELSSAVSRLRRQLAAHPAEFRDRSIAEEELAALAALAAAGDPDVPRLRRSLLLVAGAIGSVSALNQGVRELREAVDLFGRSPRG from the coding sequence GTGTTGCGCAGCGTGGAGCAGAGGCGGGTACCCGGCAGTCAGGTGGATCCACGGGTGAGGGAGCTGTCCTCCGCCGTGTCCCGGTTACGCCGCCAACTCGCCGCCCATCCCGCGGAGTTCCGGGACCGGAGCATCGCGGAGGAAGAACTGGCCGCACTGGCCGCACTGGCCGCCGCCGGCGACCCGGACGTCCCCCGGCTGCGCCGCTCCCTGCTGCTGGTCGCGGGTGCGATCGGCTCGGTGAGCGCGCTGAACCAGGGCGTCCGGGAGCTGCGCGAGGCGGTCGACCTGTTCGGCCGGTCCCCGCGCGGCTGA
- a CDS encoding HipA family kinase encodes MLREVTAVRYVEPLHTGGSVPGVVEADDLGTYVVKFTGSAQGRKALVAEVIVGELARALGLRFPELVLAHFDPAIAAGEPHQEVRELHTASAGVNLGMDYLPGARDLTPEVAEVFPVDPVEAGRIVWLDALTVNVDRTVHSSNLVVWPTLGVAPPRLWLIDHGAALVFHHRWDGADPAKAYDFRHHALGHYGPDVRAADAELAPKVTEELLREITAEVPDAWLADEPGFATPGETRAAYVRYLYARARASAAWLPTDFPSARELAEENARRAARTRQGRPDWLKSVPDLHGKPAAAQDWSVHLG; translated from the coding sequence GTGCTGAGAGAAGTGACGGCGGTCCGCTATGTCGAGCCCCTGCACACCGGCGGCTCGGTCCCCGGTGTCGTCGAGGCCGACGACCTCGGCACCTACGTCGTGAAGTTCACCGGGTCCGCGCAGGGGCGCAAGGCGCTGGTCGCCGAGGTGATCGTGGGGGAGCTGGCCCGCGCCCTGGGGCTGCGGTTCCCCGAGCTGGTGCTGGCCCACTTCGACCCGGCGATCGCCGCCGGCGAGCCGCACCAGGAGGTGCGCGAACTGCACACCGCCAGCGCCGGGGTGAACCTCGGCATGGACTACCTGCCGGGCGCCCGGGACCTCACGCCCGAGGTCGCCGAGGTGTTCCCCGTCGACCCGGTGGAGGCCGGCCGGATCGTCTGGCTGGACGCGCTGACGGTGAACGTGGACCGCACCGTCCACAGCTCCAACCTGGTGGTCTGGCCGACGCTCGGGGTCGCGCCGCCGCGGCTGTGGCTCATCGACCACGGCGCCGCGCTCGTCTTCCACCACCGCTGGGACGGCGCCGACCCGGCCAAGGCCTACGACTTCCGCCACCACGCGCTCGGCCACTACGGCCCCGACGTACGGGCGGCCGACGCCGAACTGGCGCCGAAGGTGACCGAGGAGCTGCTGCGGGAGATCACCGCCGAGGTGCCGGACGCATGGCTGGCCGACGAGCCGGGGTTCGCCACGCCGGGGGAGACACGGGCGGCGTACGTGCGCTACCTGTACGCGCGGGCGCGGGCCTCCGCGGCCTGGCTGCCGACCGACTTCCCGAGCGCCCGGGAGCTGGCCGAGGAGAACGCCCGGCGCGCGGCGCGGACGCGGCAGGGCCGCCCGGACTGGCTCAAGAGCGTCCCCGATCTGCACGGCAAGCCCGCGGCCGCCCAGGACTGGTCGGTCCACCTGGGATGA
- a CDS encoding VWA domain-containing protein has translation MIRRKRPVAGVCALLAALTAGIAFPAGAAAGEPTGRHAPKVNLVLDVSGSMRARDIDGRSRMEAAKQAFNEVLDATPEEVELGIRTLGADYAGDDRKEGCKDTAQLYPVGPLDRTEAKTAVATLAPTGWTPIGPALLKAADDLDGGDGSKRIVLISDGEDTCAPLDPCEVAREIAAKGIGLTIDTLGLVPNVKMSRQLSCIAEATGGTYTSVEHQDELTDRVNELVDRAADPVVTPVATEGAGSCAKAPTLTSGLYTDREEFGQQRWYRVEVLPGQELRASVSVAADRAVRPDYGVLLRAVTVHGRETVRGEATGNGRTDVLSTGLRHPEPEREDDDGDKPAAEVVCLVVTNSFSADDGVKTTPGLPLELTIDVVDGPDAADDVASFGLGRGWWLLGALVLTGFLAGLVWGWLSRWRVAVWRTN, from the coding sequence ATGATCAGAAGAAAACGGCCGGTGGCAGGCGTCTGCGCCCTGCTCGCCGCACTGACGGCCGGGATCGCCTTCCCGGCCGGGGCGGCCGCCGGTGAACCCACGGGGCGACACGCGCCCAAGGTGAACCTCGTCCTCGACGTCAGCGGCTCGATGCGGGCCCGGGACATCGACGGCCGCTCCCGGATGGAGGCGGCCAAGCAGGCGTTCAACGAGGTGCTGGACGCGACGCCGGAGGAGGTGGAGCTCGGCATCCGCACCCTGGGCGCGGACTACGCCGGCGACGACCGCAAGGAGGGCTGCAAGGACACCGCGCAGCTCTACCCGGTCGGCCCGCTGGACCGCACCGAGGCCAAGACGGCGGTGGCCACGCTCGCCCCGACGGGCTGGACGCCGATCGGCCCCGCCCTGCTGAAGGCGGCCGACGACCTCGACGGCGGCGACGGGTCCAAGCGCATCGTGCTGATCAGCGACGGCGAGGACACCTGCGCCCCGCTCGACCCGTGCGAGGTGGCCCGGGAGATCGCGGCAAAGGGCATCGGCCTGACCATCGACACCCTGGGCCTGGTGCCGAACGTCAAGATGAGCCGGCAGCTCAGCTGCATCGCGGAGGCCACCGGCGGCACGTACACCTCGGTCGAGCACCAGGACGAACTCACCGACCGGGTCAACGAGCTGGTGGACCGCGCGGCCGATCCGGTGGTGACGCCGGTGGCCACGGAGGGCGCCGGCTCGTGCGCGAAGGCGCCGACCCTGACGTCCGGTCTCTACACCGACCGCGAGGAGTTCGGGCAGCAGCGCTGGTACCGCGTGGAGGTGCTGCCGGGACAGGAGCTGCGCGCCTCGGTGAGCGTGGCCGCGGACCGGGCCGTGCGCCCGGACTACGGCGTGCTGCTGCGGGCCGTCACGGTGCACGGCCGGGAGACCGTGCGCGGCGAGGCGACCGGCAACGGCCGTACGGACGTGCTGTCCACCGGTCTGCGCCACCCCGAGCCGGAGCGGGAGGACGACGACGGCGACAAGCCGGCCGCCGAGGTCGTGTGCCTGGTGGTGACCAACTCCTTCTCGGCGGACGACGGGGTGAAGACCACGCCCGGTCTGCCGCTGGAGCTGACCATCGACGTGGTGGACGGGCCGGACGCGGCGGACGACGTGGCGTCGTTCGGTCTCGGCCGGGGCTGGTGGCTGCTCGGCGCGCTGGTCCTCACCGGCTTCCTCGCCGGTCTCGTCTGGGGCTGGCTGTCACGCTGGCGGGTCGCCGTCTGGAGGACCAACTGA
- a CDS encoding nucleotidyltransferase family protein, giving the protein MTTPQTGRDTAAVAGLLLAAGGGRRLGGRPKALLTHRGRPLVEHAVAALRAGGCARVHVVLGARAEEVRARASLPDCVLVDNPAWEQGMGTSLRAGLKSLAGTGARAALVALVDQPGIGPEAIARVLGAYDSPRSLVSAAYDGVRGHPVLFGAAHWTGIAARATGDRGARAYLKEHAERVVLVECGDVAEAYDIDTEADLARLEPAPGGGE; this is encoded by the coding sequence ATGACGACACCTCAGACGGGCCGGGACACCGCGGCGGTCGCCGGGCTGCTGCTCGCGGCGGGCGGCGGCCGGCGGCTCGGCGGCAGGCCCAAGGCGCTGCTCACCCATCGGGGACGGCCGCTCGTGGAGCACGCGGTGGCGGCGCTGCGCGCGGGCGGCTGCGCGCGCGTGCACGTGGTGCTCGGCGCGCGGGCGGAGGAGGTGCGCGCCCGCGCCTCACTGCCGGACTGCGTCCTGGTGGACAACCCGGCGTGGGAACAGGGTATGGGCACCTCGCTGCGGGCGGGCCTCAAGTCACTGGCGGGCACGGGCGCACGGGCCGCGCTGGTGGCGCTGGTCGACCAGCCGGGCATCGGACCGGAGGCGATCGCCCGGGTGCTCGGCGCCTACGACTCACCGCGGTCGCTGGTCTCGGCCGCCTACGACGGCGTGCGCGGCCACCCCGTCCTGTTCGGTGCCGCGCACTGGACCGGGATCGCCGCGCGTGCGACCGGCGACCGGGGGGCACGCGCCTACCTGAAGGAGCACGCGGAGCGGGTCGTGCTGGTCGAGTGCGGCGACGTCGCCGAGGCGTACGACATCGACACCGAGGCCGATCTGGCACGCCTGGAACCGGCCCCCGGTGGCGGTGAGTGA
- a CDS encoding IucA/IucC family protein, translated as MHRPSTAEAEIADELSVVRPGLVPGYTGALPGARAAVLTRLWRGLAHEPLPWIARREEARDGLTLCLADGRRLHGPRADPYATGAYVTAVRLDGVAYDDPARLVTDLGVPHAEGFAAELGHGTASLALSRADREEVPAAWPARDWEWEQRVVDGHPFHPNCRSRPGFSVAEQLAYGPEHRPVVELGLVPVPAGECLVAGVWPEGLREAGRLVVPVHPWQAAHVLKRDGERPGEQRLPAHPLMTLRTLALPDGPHVKTALSARLTSSVRDISLASVGASMVLSDFGVAVAARTDGLLHITRTLGAVAAGSPDLAAVLRESPEVYAAPGERVVPVAALATTELPRSPGWLGRFARLALTVGMRLLELGVALEAHGQNLLVVLSPAGEPVRLVYRDLADLRVGPARLARHGIALPELPARMVTDDERVLRRKLFGSLVAGALAGAAGSGPALRAALEGAVRDLPRSPDRSALADGPLPAKALTLMRLSPRTSGDQWAELPNPLHAKFR; from the coding sequence GTGCACCGTCCCTCCACCGCCGAGGCCGAGATCGCCGACGAGCTGAGCGTCGTACGGCCCGGCCTCGTGCCCGGGTACACGGGCGCGCTGCCCGGTGCCCGCGCGGCCGTGCTGACCCGGCTGTGGCGCGGCCTCGCGCACGAGCCGCTGCCGTGGATCGCCCGCCGCGAGGAGGCCCGTGACGGCCTCACGCTGTGCCTGGCGGACGGGCGGCGGCTGCACGGCCCGCGGGCGGATCCGTACGCGACCGGCGCGTACGTCACCGCCGTACGGCTGGACGGGGTGGCGTACGACGATCCGGCTCGGCTGGTGACGGATCTCGGCGTACCGCACGCGGAGGGGTTCGCGGCCGAACTCGGGCACGGCACGGCGTCGTTGGCGCTGTCGCGGGCGGACCGGGAGGAGGTTCCGGCCGCGTGGCCGGCGCGGGACTGGGAGTGGGAGCAGCGGGTGGTCGACGGGCATCCGTTCCATCCCAACTGCCGTTCCCGGCCCGGCTTCTCGGTGGCCGAGCAGCTCGCGTACGGGCCTGAGCACCGGCCGGTGGTGGAGCTGGGGCTGGTGCCGGTGCCGGCCGGGGAGTGCCTGGTGGCGGGGGTGTGGCCGGAGGGGCTGCGGGAGGCGGGGCGGCTGGTGGTGCCGGTGCACCCGTGGCAGGCGGCGCACGTGCTGAAGCGGGACGGGGAGCGGCCGGGTGAACAGCGGCTCCCGGCCCATCCGTTGATGACGCTGCGCACCCTCGCGCTGCCGGACGGGCCGCATGTCAAGACGGCGCTGAGCGCCCGGCTGACGTCGTCGGTGCGGGACATCTCGCTCGCTTCGGTCGGCGCGTCGATGGTGCTGTCGGACTTCGGGGTGGCGGTCGCGGCGCGGACGGACGGGCTGCTGCACATCACCCGCACGCTGGGCGCGGTCGCGGCCGGGTCCCCCGACCTCGCGGCGGTGCTGCGCGAGTCGCCCGAGGTGTACGCGGCGCCCGGTGAGCGGGTGGTGCCGGTGGCGGCGCTGGCAACGACGGAGCTGCCCCGTTCCCCCGGCTGGCTGGGCCGGTTCGCCCGGCTGGCGCTGACGGTCGGGATGCGGCTGCTGGAGCTGGGGGTGGCGCTGGAGGCGCACGGCCAGAACCTGCTGGTGGTGCTGTCGCCGGCCGGTGAGCCGGTGCGGCTGGTCTACCGCGACCTGGCGGACCTGCGGGTCGGTCCGGCGCGGCTGGCCCGGCACGGCATCGCGCTGCCGGAGCTGCCCGCGCGCATGGTCACGGACGACGAACGCGTGCTGCGCCGCAAGCTGTTCGGGTCCCTGGTCGCGGGCGCGCTGGCGGGGGCGGCGGGCTCGGGGCCGGCGCTGCGGGCGGCCCTGGAGGGCGCCGTACGGGACCTGCCGCGCTCCCCCGACCGGTCGGCGCTGGCCGACGGGCCGCTGCCGGCGAAGGCGCTGACGCTGATGCGGCTGTCGCCGCGGACGAGCGGTGACCAGTGGGCGGAACTGCCCAATCCCCTGCATGCGAAGTTCAGGTGA
- the aceB gene encoding malate synthase A has protein sequence MSAPAPSPLAVVDAEPLPRQEEVLTDTALAFVAELHRRFTPRRDELLARRAERRAEIARTSTLGFLPETAAVRADDSWKVAPAPAALEDRRVEITGPTDRKMTINALNSGAKVWLADFEDASAPTWENVVLGQLNLIDAYTRTIDFTDPASGKSYALRPDEELATVVMRPRGWHLNERHLTDADGTPVPGALVDFGLYFFHNAKRLIDLGKGPYFYLPKTESHLEARLWNEVFVFAQEYMGVPQGTVRATVLIETITAAYEMEEILYELRDHASGLNAGRWDYLFSIVKNFRDGGAKFVLPDRNAVTMTAPFMRAYTDLLVRTCHKRGAHAIGGMAAFIPSRRDPEVNKVAFEKVRADKDREANDGFDGSWVAHPDLVPIAMESFDRVLGEKPNQKDRLREDVHVEAADLIAIDSLDARPTYAGLVNAVQVGVRYIEAWLRGLGAVAIFNLMEDAATAEISRSQIWQWINAGVVLDNGERVTAELAREVAAEELANIRAELGEEAFAAGNWQQAHDLLLKVSLDEDYADFLTLPAYEQLKG, from the coding sequence ATGTCCGCACCAGCGCCGTCCCCGCTGGCCGTCGTCGACGCCGAGCCCCTGCCCCGGCAGGAGGAGGTCCTCACCGACACGGCGCTCGCCTTCGTGGCCGAGCTGCACCGGCGGTTCACGCCCCGGCGTGACGAACTCCTCGCCCGCCGCGCGGAGCGCCGCGCCGAGATCGCCCGCACCTCCACCCTCGGCTTCCTCCCGGAGACGGCCGCCGTCCGCGCGGACGACTCCTGGAAGGTGGCCCCCGCCCCGGCCGCCCTGGAGGACCGCCGCGTCGAGATCACCGGCCCCACCGACCGCAAGATGACCATCAACGCCCTGAACTCGGGCGCGAAGGTCTGGCTCGCGGACTTCGAGGACGCCTCGGCGCCCACCTGGGAGAACGTGGTCCTCGGCCAGCTCAACCTGATCGACGCCTACACCCGGACCATCGACTTCACCGACCCGGCGTCCGGCAAGTCCTACGCCCTGCGCCCCGACGAGGAGCTGGCGACGGTCGTCATGCGCCCGCGCGGCTGGCACCTGAACGAGCGCCACCTCACCGACGCCGACGGCACCCCCGTGCCCGGCGCGCTCGTCGACTTCGGCCTGTACTTCTTCCACAACGCCAAGCGGCTGATCGACCTCGGCAAGGGCCCGTACTTCTACCTGCCGAAGACCGAGTCCCACCTGGAGGCCCGCCTGTGGAACGAGGTGTTCGTCTTCGCTCAGGAGTACATGGGCGTCCCGCAGGGCACCGTGCGCGCCACCGTCCTGATCGAGACGATTACGGCCGCCTACGAGATGGAGGAGATCCTCTACGAGCTGCGCGACCACGCCTCCGGACTGAACGCCGGCCGCTGGGACTACCTGTTCTCCATCGTCAAGAACTTCCGTGACGGCGGCGCGAAATTCGTGCTCCCGGACCGCAACGCGGTGACGATGACGGCCCCGTTCATGCGCGCGTACACCGACCTCCTCGTGCGCACCTGCCACAAGCGCGGCGCGCACGCGATCGGCGGCATGGCGGCGTTCATCCCCTCCCGCCGCGACCCCGAGGTCAACAAGGTGGCCTTCGAGAAGGTCCGCGCCGACAAGGACCGCGAGGCGAACGACGGCTTCGACGGATCCTGGGTCGCCCACCCCGACCTGGTCCCGATCGCCATGGAGTCCTTCGACCGGGTGCTCGGCGAGAAGCCGAACCAGAAGGACCGGCTGCGCGAGGACGTCCACGTCGAGGCCGCCGACCTCATCGCGATCGACTCGCTCGACGCCAGGCCGACGTACGCGGGCCTGGTCAACGCCGTGCAGGTCGGCGTCCGCTACATCGAGGCCTGGCTGCGCGGGCTCGGCGCGGTCGCCATCTTCAACCTGATGGAGGACGCGGCCACCGCGGAGATCTCCCGCTCCCAGATCTGGCAGTGGATCAACGCGGGCGTGGTCCTCGACAACGGCGAACGGGTCACCGCCGAACTGGCCCGCGAGGTCGCCGCCGAGGAACTGGCGAACATCCGCGCGGAGCTCGGCGAGGAGGCCTTCGCGGCCGGCAACTGGCAGCAGGCCCACGACCTGCTACTGAAGGTCTCCCTCGACGAGGACTACGCCGACTTCCTGACCCTGCCGGCGTACGAGCAGCTCAAGGGCTGA